One Nicotiana sylvestris chromosome 12, ASM39365v2, whole genome shotgun sequence genomic window carries:
- the LOC104231870 gene encoding UDP-glycosyltransferase 74G1-like, whose translation MYNPRHLKLYPQTIRTTFSLQYISILSILISHPSIERKLLQKMTTHKAHCLILPYPAQGHINPMLQFSKRLQSKSVKITIATTKSFLKTMQELSTLVSIEAISDGYDDGGHEQAGSFVTYITRFKEVGSDTLSHLIETLTTRGCPVNCIIYDPFLPWAVEVAKKYGLACAAFFTQSCAVDNIYYYVHKGVIKLPPTEVDEQVLVPGLLTIEKSDVPTFVSNPESAKILEMLVDQFSNLENVDWVLINSFYELEKEIIDWMSKLYPIKTIGPTIPSIYLDKRLPNDKEYGLSVFKPMTNECLNWLNHQPISSVVYVSFGSYAKLEPDQMEELAWGLRNSNKNFLWVVRSNEESKLPKNYLEELKLASENKGLVVSWCPQLQILEHKSIGCFLTHCGWNSTLEAISLGVPMVAMPQWSDQPTNAKLVEDVWEIGVRAKQDDKGIVRREVIEECIRLVMEEEKGKMIKENAKKWKELARNAVDEGGSSDRNIEEFVSKLMTIS comes from the exons ATGTACAATCCGAGACACTTGAAACTCTATCCACAAACTATAAGAACCACATTTTCACTGCAGTATATTTCCATCCTCTCAATCTTAATTAGTCATCCATCAATTGAGAGGAAGTTGTTGCAAAAGATGACTACTCATAAAGCTCATTGCTTGATTTTGCCATATCCAGCACAAGGTCACATAAATCCTATGCTCCAATTCTCCAAACGTTTACAATCCAAAAGTGTCAAAATCACTATAGCAACTacaaaatccttcttaaaaaccaTGCAAGAATTGTCAACTCTAGTGTCAATCGAGGCCATTTCTGATGGCTATGATGATGGCGGCCACGAACAAGCAGGCAGCTTCGTAACATACATAACAAGATTCAAAGAAGTTGGCTCTGACACTCTGTCTCATCTTATTGAAACGTTAACGACTCGTGGTTGTCCTGTGAATTGCATTATTTATGATCCATTTCTTCCTTGGGCTGTAGAAGTGGCAAAGAAGTATGGATTAGCCTGTGCTGCATTTTTCACACAATCTTGTGCAGTGGATAATATTTATTACTATGTACATAAAGGGGTTATTAAACTTCCTCCTACTGAAGTTGATGAACAAGTGTTAGTTCCTGGATTATTAACAATTGAGAAATCAGATGTACCTACTTTTGTTTCTAATCCTGAATCAGCAAAAATACTTGAAATGTTGGTGGATCAATTCTCAAATCTTGAGAATGTGGATTGGGTTCTAATCAATAGCTTCTATGAGTTGGAGAAAGAG ATAATTGATTGGATGTCCAAGCTTTATCCAATCAAGACAATTGGACCAACTATACCATCCATATACCTAGACAAGAGACTACCAAATGACAAAGAGTATGGCCTTAGTGTCTTCAAGCCAATGACAAATGAATGCCTAAATTGGTTGAACCATCAACCAATTAGCTCAGTAGTATATGTATCATTTGGAAGTTATGCCAAACTAGAACCTGACCAAATGGAAGAACTGGCATGGGGTTTGAGAAATAGCAACAAGAACTTCTTGTGGGTAGTTAGATCCAATGAAGAGTCCAAACTTCCCAAGAATTATTTAGAGGAATTAAAATTAGCAAGTGAAAATAAAGGCTTAGTGGTGTCATGGTGTCCACAATTACAAATCTTGGAACATAAATCAATAGGGTGTTTTCTCACGCACTGTGGATGGAATTCAACTTTGGAAGCGATCAGTTTGGGAGTACCAATGGTTGCAATGCCACAATGGTCAGATCAGCCAACAAATGCAAAGCTTGTCGAAGATGTTTGGGAGATAGGAGTTAGAGCAAAACAAGATGACAAAGGAATAGTTAGAAGAGAAGTCATTGAAGAATGTATAAGGTTGGTGATGgaagaagagaaaggaaaaatgaTCAAGGAAAATGCAAAGAAATGGAAGGAATTGGCTAGAAATGCTGTGGATGAAGGGGGAAGTTCAGATAGAAATATTGAAGAATTTGTTTCCAAGTTGATGACTATTTCCTAA